One Pseudonocardia sediminis DNA window includes the following coding sequences:
- a CDS encoding class I SAM-dependent methyltransferase, whose amino-acid sequence MLTSCPACHAPAADPFFSVAGLPVHGTAVLPDPAQARAVPVGDQVLVLCERCGMVFNRDFDESLLDYTGAHEESQHHSPRFAAYAAEITADWVARFGLTGAHVVEVGCGSGDFAAELLAAGVGRVTGVDPHFSPDRVRPELAGRLTAVPELFTAGQVDPGTAALVCRHTLEHIPALSEFGAELVSGMRRGGASTLLAEVPDLGRILTEGAFWDLQYEHCSYFTPATMAGFLTGLGFVDPAVRTTYSDQYVVAEAALGGGDAVPPELSTAELDTLRAGCHDFAERVSSQVGRWRGWLAERAGAGDDVVVWGGGAKGLTFLNVVEGGAAASGSGAGAVQAVVDINPGLQGHYMGGLGLPIRAPRDLTGTPPRSVLLMNPVYTGEVRGTLDELGLGSTELLTV is encoded by the coding sequence GTGCTGACGTCGTGCCCGGCCTGCCATGCCCCCGCAGCGGACCCGTTCTTCTCCGTCGCCGGCCTGCCGGTGCACGGGACGGCGGTGCTGCCGGACCCGGCGCAGGCGCGCGCGGTCCCGGTCGGGGACCAGGTCCTCGTGCTGTGCGAGCGCTGCGGGATGGTCTTCAACCGCGACTTCGACGAGTCCCTTCTCGACTACACCGGCGCGCACGAGGAGTCCCAGCACCACTCCCCGCGGTTCGCCGCCTACGCCGCGGAGATCACCGCGGACTGGGTCGCACGGTTCGGCCTCACCGGTGCGCACGTGGTCGAGGTCGGCTGCGGGTCCGGTGACTTCGCCGCCGAGCTGCTCGCCGCGGGCGTCGGCCGGGTGACCGGGGTCGACCCGCACTTCTCCCCGGACCGGGTCCGCCCCGAGCTGGCCGGACGGCTGACGGCGGTGCCGGAGCTGTTCACCGCCGGTCAGGTGGACCCGGGTACGGCCGCGCTGGTCTGCCGGCACACCCTCGAGCACATCCCGGCGCTGTCGGAGTTCGGTGCCGAGCTGGTCTCCGGGATGCGCCGCGGCGGGGCGTCGACGCTGCTGGCGGAGGTCCCCGACCTCGGGCGGATCCTCACCGAGGGCGCGTTCTGGGACCTGCAGTACGAGCACTGCTCCTACTTCACCCCGGCCACCATGGCCGGCTTCCTGACCGGTCTCGGCTTCGTCGACCCGGCCGTGCGGACGACGTACTCCGACCAGTACGTCGTCGCCGAAGCGGCGCTCGGCGGCGGTGACGCCGTGCCCCCGGAGCTGTCGACCGCCGAGCTCGACACCCTGCGGGCCGGGTGCCACGACTTCGCCGAGCGCGTGTCGTCGCAGGTCGGACGCTGGCGCGGGTGGCTGGCCGAGCGCGCCGGCGCGGGCGACGACGTCGTCGTCTGGGGCGGCGGGGCGAAGGGCCTGACGTTCCTCAACGTCGTCGAGGGCGGCGCGGCCGCGAGCGGCTCCGGTGCGGGCGCGGTGCAGGCCGTCGTCGACATCAACCCGGGTCTGCAGGGCCACTACATGGGCGGGCTCGGCCTGCCCATCCGCGCGCCGCGCGACCTCACCGGCACCCCGCCGCGCAGCGTGCTGCTGATGAACCCGGTCTACACCGGCGAGGTCCGCGGCACCCTCGACGAGCTGGG
- a CDS encoding peptidoglycan recognition protein family protein gives MDGARLTRRGVLAAGLAVGTASLLPGPERADRFVRTGAEGPPLTEGAPAPYIVNCPSWGARRPSSPVKIWDRRPIRILVHHTATPNVGDQSRGAGDRLARAIQNYHMNHNGWLDSGQHFTISRGGVVLEGRSLSLGVLNEGRRQVEGAHCTGQNVVAIGIENEGTYTGVDPTPALWNSLRATCAYICSRYGIAPTELYGHRDYKNTACPGDRLYRMLPRLRAEVGATLGRRVSRTEAEKASWPLLRLGDSGPDVTAAQYLLRDAGATTTEPTGRFDEGTADAVRTFQVAHRAEDVNGILGGESWPELARTVSRGPGRNGGDAWRAVDTLAEHRRVESVPDRVTAPTWQRLLGTGGTAVRPVTDPPGTARR, from the coding sequence ATGGACGGTGCTCGGCTGACCCGGCGGGGCGTGCTCGCGGCGGGACTGGCGGTGGGGACGGCGTCGTTGCTCCCCGGCCCGGAGCGGGCGGACCGGTTCGTGCGGACAGGGGCCGAGGGCCCGCCGCTGACCGAGGGCGCCCCGGCGCCCTACATCGTCAACTGCCCGAGCTGGGGTGCGCGCCGTCCCAGCTCGCCGGTCAAGATCTGGGACCGGCGACCGATCCGGATCCTGGTCCACCACACGGCCACCCCGAACGTCGGCGACCAGTCCCGCGGTGCGGGCGACAGGCTGGCCCGGGCGATCCAGAACTACCACATGAACCACAACGGCTGGCTCGACTCGGGCCAGCACTTCACGATCAGCCGCGGCGGCGTCGTGCTCGAGGGACGCTCGCTGAGCCTGGGCGTGCTGAACGAGGGCCGCCGCCAGGTCGAGGGCGCCCACTGCACGGGGCAGAACGTCGTCGCGATCGGGATCGAGAACGAGGGCACCTACACCGGCGTCGACCCGACGCCCGCCCTGTGGAACTCGCTGCGCGCCACCTGCGCCTACATCTGCTCGCGCTACGGCATCGCGCCGACCGAGCTCTACGGCCACCGCGACTACAAGAACACCGCCTGCCCCGGTGACCGGCTCTACCGGATGCTGCCGCGGCTGCGGGCGGAGGTCGGCGCGACGCTCGGGCGCCGCGTCTCGCGCACCGAGGCGGAGAAGGCGTCCTGGCCGCTGCTGCGTCTCGGCGACTCCGGCCCGGACGTGACGGCCGCGCAGTACCTGCTGCGCGACGCCGGGGCCACGACGACCGAGCCCACCGGACGGTTCGACGAGGGCACCGCCGACGCCGTCCGGACGTTCCAGGTCGCGCACCGCGCCGAGGACGTCAACGGCATCCTCGGCGGCGAGTCCTGGCCGGAGCTGGCGCGCACGGTCAGCCGCGGGCCGGGACGCAACGGCGGCGACGCCTGGCGGGCGGTCGACACCCTCGCCGAGCACCGCCGGGTGGAGAGCGTGCCGGACCGGGTCACGGCGCCGACCTGGCAGCGGCTGCTCGGCACCGGCGGCACCGCGGTCCGGCCGGTCACCGATCCACCGGGGACGGCTCGTCGCTAG
- a CDS encoding acyl-CoA dehydrogenase — protein MGHYTSNLRDLEFNLFEVFRIQETLGTGPFEGVDQDTAKGVLTELSAVCTGPLAESFTEIDRNPPVYDPKTFSVTTPQGLKDAYKVLWDGEWFRLGLPVELGGYGIPPSVQWAAAEMMLGSNPAAFMYMAGPNFAGVIHANGTDEQKRWAQIMIDRAWGATMVLTEPDAGSDVGAGRAKAIQQDDGSWLIDGVKRFITSAEQDLTENIMHLVLARPEGGKPGTKGLSLFLVPKFHFDSETGAPGERNGAFVTNVEHKMGLKASTTCELTFGQHGVPAQGWLLGEVHDGIAQMFQVIEYARMMVGTKAIGTLSAGYLTALDYAKERVQGADLTRMTDKTAPRVAITKHPDVRRSLMLQKAYAEGLRAVYTYTATFQDKIRVAQFTGEDTSLSEKVNDLLLPIVKGVGSERATEQLIQSLQTLGGSGYLQDYAIEQYIRDAKIDSLYEGTTAIQSLDFLFRKIVRDNGQALAHVAGEVAAFIDSDAGNGRLKEERALLKTALTDVQGMLGTLTGYLYGSAKDVTELYKVGQHTVRLLMAVGDLLVGWLLLRQAAVALEALGSDGVAPKDQAFYQGKVGVASFFAKTVLPRLTAEKAIIDNADNALMELEDAAF, from the coding sequence ATGGGCCACTACACGAGCAACCTGCGCGATCTCGAGTTCAACCTGTTCGAGGTCTTCCGCATCCAGGAGACACTGGGAACCGGGCCCTTCGAGGGCGTCGACCAGGACACCGCGAAGGGCGTGCTCACCGAGCTGTCCGCGGTGTGCACCGGCCCGCTGGCCGAGTCCTTCACCGAGATCGACCGCAACCCGCCGGTCTACGACCCGAAGACGTTCTCGGTCACCACCCCGCAGGGACTCAAGGACGCCTACAAGGTCCTCTGGGACGGCGAGTGGTTCCGCCTCGGGCTGCCGGTCGAGCTCGGCGGCTACGGCATCCCGCCGTCGGTGCAGTGGGCCGCCGCCGAGATGATGCTCGGCTCCAACCCGGCCGCGTTCATGTACATGGCCGGCCCGAACTTCGCCGGCGTGATCCACGCCAACGGCACCGACGAGCAGAAGCGCTGGGCCCAGATCATGATCGACCGCGCCTGGGGCGCGACGATGGTGCTCACCGAGCCCGACGCCGGTTCCGACGTCGGCGCCGGTCGCGCCAAGGCGATCCAGCAGGACGACGGCTCCTGGCTGATCGACGGCGTGAAGCGCTTCATCACCTCGGCCGAGCAGGACCTGACCGAGAACATCATGCACCTGGTGCTGGCCCGTCCCGAGGGCGGAAAGCCCGGCACCAAGGGCCTGTCGCTGTTCCTGGTGCCGAAGTTCCACTTCGACTCCGAGACCGGCGCCCCCGGCGAGCGCAACGGCGCCTTCGTGACCAACGTCGAGCACAAGATGGGCCTCAAGGCCTCGACCACCTGCGAGCTGACGTTCGGCCAGCACGGTGTCCCCGCCCAGGGCTGGCTGCTCGGCGAGGTGCACGACGGCATCGCGCAGATGTTCCAGGTCATCGAGTACGCCCGGATGATGGTCGGCACCAAGGCCATCGGCACCCTCTCGGCCGGCTACCTGACCGCGCTGGACTACGCCAAGGAGCGCGTCCAGGGCGCCGACCTGACCCGCATGACAGACAAGACCGCCCCGCGCGTGGCGATCACGAAGCACCCCGACGTGCGTCGCAGCCTGATGCTACAGAAGGCCTACGCCGAGGGCCTGCGCGCCGTCTACACCTACACCGCGACGTTCCAGGACAAGATCCGCGTCGCGCAGTTCACCGGCGAGGACACCTCGCTCTCGGAGAAGGTCAACGACCTGCTGCTGCCGATCGTCAAGGGCGTCGGCTCGGAGCGGGCCACCGAGCAGCTGATCCAGTCGCTGCAGACCCTCGGCGGCTCGGGCTACCTGCAGGACTACGCGATCGAGCAGTACATCCGGGACGCCAAGATCGACTCGCTGTACGAGGGCACCACCGCGATCCAGTCCCTGGACTTCCTGTTCCGCAAGATCGTCCGGGACAACGGTCAGGCCCTGGCCCACGTGGCCGGCGAGGTGGCGGCGTTCATCGACTCCGACGCGGGCAACGGCCGGCTCAAGGAGGAGCGCGCGCTGCTCAAGACCGCGCTCACCGACGTGCAGGGCATGCTCGGCACGCTCACCGGCTACCTCTACGGCTCGGCCAAGGACGTCACCGAGCTCTACAAGGTCGGCCAGCACACGGTGCGGCTGCTGATGGCCGTCGGCGACCTGCTCGTCGGCTGGCTGCTGCTGCGCCAGGCCGCGGTCGCACTGGAGGCGCTGGGCTCGGACGGCGTCGCGCCGAAGGACCAGGCGTTCTACCAGGGCAAGGTCGGGGTCGCGTCGTTCTTCGCCAAGACCGTGCTGCCGCGCCTGACCGCGGAGAAGGCGATCATCGACAACGCCGACAACGCGCTGATGGAGCTCGAGGACGCCGCGTTCTGA
- a CDS encoding CBS domain-containing protein produces MRIADVLNGKGSQVTTVTPHTAVSEVLRLLAEHNLGALPVLDAERLVGIVSERDVVRRLHQRGTDLLSVTVAEIMTSDVVTCDPNDGVGELAKIMTDRRFRHLPVIVDGRLAGIVSIGDLVKARIDMLEQEREQLESYIAQ; encoded by the coding sequence ATGCGGATCGCAGACGTACTGAACGGCAAGGGATCGCAGGTCACGACGGTCACGCCGCACACCGCGGTGTCGGAGGTACTCCGGCTGCTCGCCGAGCACAACCTCGGCGCGCTGCCGGTGCTCGACGCCGAGCGGCTGGTCGGCATCGTGTCCGAGCGCGACGTCGTACGGCGGCTGCACCAGCGCGGCACCGACCTGCTCAGCGTGACCGTCGCCGAGATCATGACCTCCGACGTCGTCACCTGTGACCCGAACGACGGCGTCGGCGAGCTGGCGAAGATCATGACCGACCGCCGCTTCCGGCACCTGCCGGTCATCGTGGACGGCCGCCTCGCGGGCATCGTCTCGATCGGCGACCTGGTCAAGGCGCGGATCGACATGCTGGAGCAGGAACGCGAGCAGCTCGAGTCCTACATCGCGCAGTAG
- a CDS encoding VanW family protein, which yields MPERQPSSGEAIEQQVTTRVSPDDGAADGAPTSTNTPADGSGAPEPTSPPRPSPAPRPTMAAGKNSPATNSQAPNRQAPDDTATAQEGAGRPDGPADSPTVASPAHTGAPVTAADADASLPDADAHDGATPSPTAPGADPGPQARGDLFTPPTQDARPAPSDTPAAAGQGGQSAQPSNGGTNAGTATPAAPADGTQAMAAAAPSAAQTPPAQTSPAQAPPAQNGGPQNGGPQNGGPQNGGPQNGGLENGGVRNGSPTAAAAQPGPTAPAGTRPADAPPGNGPGNGPTAGGAELFGSWDDESTRVLPRVPNTEASTQRMRAAGPAGGAAAAGAAGLGAAGATAAMSATTGPTSRMPGGSAAGGPAGGPPPAAPGPSGGGDGPTGQDPDAGGGSGRPRRIGLLVAAGVLGILVLAYLGDLLFSSGSVPRGVTVAGQDIGGLSRAAAIEKLQGTIEPRSGLPVQVTAGPVRSEIDPKKAGLSVDYNGTLDRAGAQPLNPITRVSSFFTTRDVGVVNKADERSVRTAMEQLAPIVDRDPKDGTVRFEGLNPVAVAPEPGQQLDVNAAVTTLEQQWASGAPVALPLIIQQAATTPGDVQTAIDDVAKPAVSGPLTVTGEGANATVAPEDIAKALTFKADPNGAQKLVPQVNVESITDVVTPQLEKTEKPGVDATLDFASNPPKVVPSQDGRGIDYKASFANLLPVLTTAGGPRQVAAVYAVKPPDITTAEIQSLGSAGEISTFTTGGFSADSGQNIKRAAEAIDGQIVQPGETFSLNGATDPRDASRGYVEAGIIEDGHPARGVGGGVSQLATTLYNASYFAGMVDVEHKEHSYYISRYPVAREATVFENLIDVKFRNDGPTAVLIKTAWTPSNVTVKFFGTKRYEVSSQSGPKTDFTDPQVVKIPAGQPCSASKGSPGFTATDTRTMRDVQTGETTSKTRTVKYNPQPIVQCG from the coding sequence ATGCCCGAGCGGCAGCCCTCGTCCGGCGAGGCGATCGAGCAGCAGGTGACGACCCGGGTGTCACCGGACGACGGTGCCGCCGACGGCGCACCCACGTCGACGAACACCCCGGCCGACGGGTCCGGTGCTCCGGAGCCCACCTCCCCGCCGCGCCCGTCCCCCGCTCCGCGGCCCACCATGGCGGCCGGGAAGAACAGCCCGGCCACGAATTCCCAGGCCCCGAACCGCCAGGCCCCGGACGACACCGCCACGGCACAGGAGGGCGCCGGTCGTCCCGACGGCCCGGCCGACTCCCCGACCGTCGCCTCCCCCGCGCACACCGGCGCACCGGTGACCGCGGCCGATGCCGACGCCTCCCTCCCCGACGCGGACGCCCACGACGGCGCGACGCCGAGCCCGACCGCGCCGGGCGCGGACCCCGGCCCGCAGGCCCGGGGCGACCTGTTCACCCCGCCCACCCAGGACGCACGCCCGGCGCCGTCCGACACCCCGGCCGCCGCGGGCCAGGGTGGGCAGAGCGCCCAGCCGTCGAACGGCGGCACCAACGCGGGCACCGCGACGCCGGCCGCCCCGGCGGACGGCACGCAGGCGATGGCCGCGGCCGCCCCCTCGGCCGCGCAGACCCCTCCCGCGCAGACATCTCCTGCCCAGGCCCCGCCCGCCCAGAACGGCGGCCCCCAGAACGGCGGCCCCCAGAACGGCGGCCCCCAGAACGGCGGCCCCCAGAACGGCGGGCTCGAGAACGGCGGCGTCCGGAACGGCTCCCCGACGGCGGCCGCCGCCCAGCCAGGCCCCACGGCCCCCGCCGGCACCCGTCCCGCTGACGCGCCTCCCGGCAACGGACCCGGCAACGGCCCGACCGCCGGTGGTGCGGAGCTGTTCGGCTCCTGGGACGACGAGAGCACCCGCGTCCTCCCCCGGGTCCCGAACACCGAGGCGTCGACCCAGCGCATGCGCGCCGCGGGCCCGGCCGGCGGTGCCGCGGCCGCAGGCGCCGCGGGCCTCGGCGCGGCCGGTGCCACCGCCGCGATGTCCGCGACCACGGGCCCGACCAGCCGGATGCCCGGCGGCTCCGCCGCCGGTGGCCCGGCCGGTGGACCCCCGCCCGCCGCCCCCGGCCCGTCCGGCGGCGGTGACGGCCCGACCGGCCAGGACCCCGACGCCGGCGGTGGATCCGGTCGTCCTCGCCGGATCGGTCTGCTGGTCGCCGCGGGCGTGCTCGGCATCCTCGTGCTGGCCTACCTCGGTGACCTGCTGTTCAGCTCGGGCAGCGTCCCGCGCGGGGTGACGGTCGCCGGTCAGGACATCGGCGGGCTCTCCCGCGCGGCCGCGATCGAGAAGCTGCAGGGCACCATCGAGCCGCGCTCGGGCCTGCCCGTCCAGGTCACCGCGGGTCCGGTGCGCAGCGAGATCGACCCGAAGAAGGCCGGCCTGTCGGTCGACTACAACGGCACGCTCGACCGGGCCGGCGCCCAGCCGCTGAACCCGATCACCCGCGTCTCCTCGTTCTTCACCACCCGTGACGTCGGCGTCGTGAACAAGGCCGACGAGCGTTCCGTCCGCACCGCGATGGAGCAGCTCGCCCCGATCGTCGACCGGGACCCGAAGGACGGCACCGTCCGCTTCGAAGGGCTCAACCCGGTCGCGGTCGCGCCGGAGCCCGGCCAGCAGCTCGACGTGAACGCCGCCGTCACCACGCTGGAGCAGCAGTGGGCCAGCGGCGCCCCGGTCGCCCTGCCGCTGATCATCCAGCAGGCCGCGACCACCCCCGGCGACGTGCAGACGGCGATCGACGACGTCGCGAAGCCGGCCGTGTCTGGCCCGCTGACCGTCACCGGTGAGGGTGCCAACGCCACCGTCGCGCCGGAGGACATCGCGAAGGCGCTGACGTTCAAGGCCGACCCGAACGGCGCGCAGAAGCTCGTCCCGCAGGTCAACGTCGAGTCGATCACCGACGTGGTGACCCCGCAGCTGGAGAAGACCGAGAAGCCCGGCGTCGACGCGACGCTCGACTTCGCGTCCAACCCGCCGAAGGTCGTCCCGTCGCAGGACGGCCGCGGCATCGACTACAAGGCCTCGTTCGCGAACCTGCTGCCGGTGCTGACGACGGCAGGCGGGCCCCGCCAGGTGGCGGCGGTCTACGCGGTGAAGCCGCCGGACATCACGACGGCGGAGATCCAGTCCCTGGGCAGCGCCGGCGAGATCAGCACGTTCACCACCGGCGGGTTCTCCGCCGACTCCGGTCAGAACATCAAGCGTGCCGCCGAGGCCATCGACGGGCAGATCGTCCAGCCCGGCGAGACGTTCAGCCTCAACGGCGCGACCGACCCCCGCGACGCCTCCCGCGGCTACGTCGAGGCCGGGATCATCGAGGACGGCCACCCGGCCCGCGGCGTCGGCGGCGGTGTGTCGCAGCTGGCGACCACGCTCTACAACGCCTCGTACTTCGCCGGCATGGTCGACGTCGAGCACAAGGAGCACAGCTACTACATCAGCCGCTACCCGGTCGCCCGGGAGGCGACGGTGTTCGAGAACCTGATCGACGTCAAGTTCCGCAACGACGGCCCGACCGCCGTGCTGATCAAGACGGCGTGGACCCCGAGCAACGTCACGGTCAAGTTCTTCGGGACCAAGCGCTACGAGGTCTCGTCCCAGTCGGGCCCGAAGACCGACTTCACCGACCCGCAGGTCGTGAAGATCCCGGCGGGGCAGCCGTGCAGCGCCAGCAAGGGCTCGCCCGGGTTCACCGCGACCGACACCCGCACCATGCGGGACGTGCAGACCGGTGAGACCACCAGCAAGACCCGCACCGTGAAGTACAACCCGCAGCCGATCGTGCAGTGCGGCTAG
- a CDS encoding GroES family chaperonin, with the protein MPDPKLQIQMLHDRVMIKRVDGDGERRSSAGIVIPATAQVAKRLVWGEVVGVGQHVRTVKYGDRVLLAPDDQYEVEVQGSAYLVMRERDLHAVASERPEHGTGLYL; encoded by the coding sequence GTGCCCGACCCCAAACTCCAGATCCAGATGCTGCACGACCGCGTCATGATCAAGAGAGTGGACGGCGACGGTGAACGGCGTAGCTCGGCGGGAATCGTGATCCCGGCAACCGCGCAGGTCGCCAAACGTCTGGTGTGGGGGGAGGTCGTCGGTGTGGGTCAGCACGTCCGCACGGTGAAGTACGGCGACCGGGTCCTCCTGGCACCCGACGACCAGTACGAGGTCGAGGTCCAGGGGTCGGCGTACCTGGTGATGCGCGAGCGGGATCTGCACGCGGTCGCCTCGGAACGCCCCGAACACGGCACCGGGCTCTACCTCTAG
- a CDS encoding ATP-binding protein: MDPVRNPFAPGAGQRPPELAGRDREVDAFEIVLERVARGRPERSLVLTGLRGVGKTVLLGELRSMAMHAGWGAGKIEARPDADLRRPLSAALHRAIRDLALRHRAPDRVDEVLGVLKAFALRSAPDGAKLRERWQPGIDVPVKNGRADSGDIEIDLVELFTEVASLAADVGSGIALLIDEMQDLRPDDVSAMCAACHELSQSRAPLVVVGAGLPHLPAVLSASKSYSERLFTYSRIDRLDRKDADFALLAPAEREDATFDQDALDVLYERSGGYPYFIQAYGKAAWDAAPLSPIGAKDVAMAAPEAEAELAVGFFGSRFERATPAEREYLRAMAELTDGRDEPVVTAGVAEHLERKASSLSPARDSLLKKGLVFSAQRGQIAFTVPHFGRYLLAHA, translated from the coding sequence ATGGACCCGGTGCGCAATCCGTTCGCCCCCGGCGCAGGTCAGCGCCCGCCCGAGCTGGCCGGACGGGACCGTGAGGTGGACGCGTTCGAGATCGTCCTCGAACGCGTCGCCCGGGGACGCCCGGAGCGGAGCCTGGTGCTGACCGGGCTGCGCGGAGTGGGCAAGACGGTGCTCCTCGGCGAGCTGCGGTCGATGGCCATGCACGCCGGATGGGGCGCCGGGAAGATCGAGGCTCGCCCGGACGCGGACCTGCGCCGCCCGTTGTCCGCCGCGCTGCACCGTGCGATCCGCGACCTCGCGCTGCGGCACCGCGCACCGGACCGCGTCGACGAGGTGCTCGGCGTGCTCAAGGCGTTCGCGCTGCGCTCGGCGCCGGACGGGGCGAAGCTGCGCGAGCGCTGGCAGCCCGGCATCGACGTGCCGGTGAAGAACGGGCGCGCCGACTCCGGCGACATCGAGATCGACCTGGTCGAGCTGTTCACCGAGGTCGCGTCGCTGGCCGCGGACGTCGGCTCGGGCATCGCGCTGCTGATCGACGAGATGCAGGACCTGCGCCCGGACGACGTGTCCGCGATGTGCGCGGCGTGTCACGAGCTGTCCCAGTCGCGGGCGCCGCTCGTCGTCGTCGGCGCCGGGCTGCCGCACCTGCCGGCGGTCCTCTCGGCGTCGAAGTCCTATTCGGAGCGGCTGTTCACCTACTCCCGGATCGACCGTCTCGACCGCAAGGACGCCGACTTCGCGCTGCTCGCACCGGCCGAGCGGGAGGATGCGACGTTCGACCAGGACGCCCTCGACGTCCTCTACGAACGATCCGGCGGCTACCCCTACTTCATCCAGGCCTACGGCAAGGCCGCCTGGGACGCCGCGCCGCTGAGCCCGATCGGGGCGAAGGACGTCGCGATGGCGGCGCCGGAGGCCGAGGCCGAGCTCGCGGTCGGGTTCTTCGGGTCCCGCTTCGAACGGGCGACCCCGGCCGAGCGCGAGTACCTGCGCGCGATGGCCGAGCTGACCGACGGCCGGGACGAGCCCGTCGTGACCGCCGGCGTCGCGGAGCACCTGGAGCGCAAGGCGTCCTCGCTCTCCCCCGCGCGCGACAGCCTGCTGAAGAAGGGCCTGGTGTTCTCCGCCCAGCGGGGCCAGATCGCGTTCACCGTCCCGCACTTCGGCCGCTATCTCCTCGCACATGCCTGA
- a CDS encoding SIMPL domain-containing protein — protein MAAFVPDEPEIVTDGEGHHEQLADHADLDLSYEAVGPDRAGAVAELGRRVAGAADVLTGPGVTVRSRRLWVRTEWRGKRERGCRAGERIALTITDLTVLERVLAALLRTEPAQVDGPHWTLEDPSPAARVAQRRAVDDARARAEGYADALGMRLGPLRSLTDGGSAPRAMAMRAMSAPAGEPDVQDLGLEPEPVRVTARCTTTWSLVGA, from the coding sequence TTGGCTGCGTTCGTGCCGGACGAACCCGAGATCGTGACCGACGGCGAGGGTCACCACGAGCAGCTCGCCGACCACGCCGACCTGGACCTGTCCTACGAGGCCGTCGGGCCGGACCGGGCGGGCGCGGTCGCCGAGCTCGGTCGTCGGGTCGCCGGAGCCGCCGACGTCCTGACCGGGCCCGGCGTCACCGTGCGGAGCAGGAGGCTCTGGGTCCGGACCGAGTGGAGGGGCAAGCGGGAACGCGGCTGCCGCGCCGGCGAGCGGATCGCACTGACGATCACCGACCTCACCGTGCTGGAACGCGTGCTCGCCGCCCTCCTGCGCACCGAACCGGCCCAGGTGGACGGTCCGCACTGGACGCTGGAGGACCCGTCTCCGGCCGCGCGGGTCGCCCAGCGCCGTGCCGTCGACGACGCCCGGGCCCGCGCCGAGGGCTACGCCGACGCGCTCGGGATGCGGCTCGGACCGCTGCGGTCCCTCACCGACGGCGGCTCCGCGCCGCGTGCGATGGCGATGCGCGCGATGAGCGCACCCGCCGGCGAGCCCGACGTCCAGGATCTCGGCCTGGAGCCGGAGCCCGTCCGCGTCACCGCCCGGTGCACGACGACCTGGTCTCTGGTCGGCGCCTGA
- a CDS encoding FxsA family protein translates to MRIVLLYLVIETVALIALGSWIGLGPTLLVLLAGSVLGLLLARREGLRAAQSLATAVQRGRLAHAEATDGLLVALGGVLLFIPGLVTDLLGLALVFPPTRALARRRLVAAAERAAPDLRTARIRQGVTIVEGETVTGPGFGPSRPAVHGGPVVDGKVIDGEVVEPGERRS, encoded by the coding sequence ATGCGGATCGTCCTGCTCTACCTCGTGATCGAGACCGTCGCGCTGATCGCGCTCGGCTCCTGGATCGGTCTCGGCCCGACGCTGCTCGTGCTGCTGGCCGGGTCGGTGCTGGGCCTGCTGCTCGCCCGCCGCGAGGGGCTGCGTGCCGCGCAGTCGCTGGCCACGGCCGTGCAGCGCGGCCGGCTGGCGCACGCCGAGGCCACCGACGGGCTGCTCGTCGCCCTGGGTGGGGTGCTGCTGTTCATCCCCGGCCTGGTCACCGACCTGCTCGGGCTCGCGCTGGTCTTCCCGCCGACCCGGGCCCTGGCCCGCCGCCGGCTGGTCGCCGCCGCCGAGCGTGCCGCCCCGGACCTGCGCACCGCGCGGATCCGCCAGGGCGTGACGATCGTGGAGGGCGAGACGGTCACCGGGCCCGGTTTCGGGCCGTCGCGCCCCGCGGTGCACGGCGGGCCGGTCGTCGACGGCAAGGTGATCGACGGCGAGGTCGTCGAGCCGGGCGAGCGCCGCAGCTGA